The Periplaneta americana isolate PAMFEO1 chromosome 16, P.americana_PAMFEO1_priV1, whole genome shotgun sequence genome segment tcaagcgctagaggttagtgtaatcgagcatacgataagatgataattgagtatagagttgagacacaggatccaaagatcgcctaccttattgcataatccagtaacgctttccttcaaataaattcaagttaacagctcttccttatttctcagtgacaaactagtagtaataatatatatatatattttttttacatatttcagtgctatcaaatcattacatattttaattgttgttggggtcaacgtctcaactctcattataaaggaactctagagtctagacattacagttaatgacggatttattattttatggatccttACTTTATtagagtacataatgtacctagatgtattaattataggtattatatttccgctgtgtcgactgctagctggtgtgatgtcagcgccaactctaaaGAGAAAGCAGAATTTCACGCTCTAGcaggcttgaaggtcattgaaatcaatccggctacatcaaaggtaccggcgcgaagtgtccattttttataatccctattcactggGGAAAgagtctatgatgaggcgatagtagcgatcctggtggtgagcaactatctatgtttacatatttagtaagtattgagcttcgcgactgtatatattagactgtggtagtgcGGCACAACACTTTAAATGCCCGCGTCTGCCCTACTGTTTGCATACGTGCCTCCTTAAATGTCCAGCTCTTAAGAAGCTCATCCCACAAACCTCGCATCTGAATGGCCTGTCCCCTTTGTGGGTGATCACATGGTCATTGAAATTTGAGGGTCTTccgaaacactttccacacacctcgcatttTAATGTCTTTTCCCTTACGTGTGTAAGAGCATGTCTGTTTAAATGTCTGTtttctgagaaacactttccacacaccccGCATTTGAATGCATTTTCATGTAGAAGGGAATGACGGTTGAAACCTGAAGGTGTTGAGAAAGACTTTTcacacacctcgcatttgaatggcttttcccCATTGTGTAAGAGTAAATGTTGTTTTAAATTCGCGGATGCTATGAAACATTTTCCACATTGCTCGCATTTGAAAGGCTTTGCTACTGAGTGATTGCGTACATGTGGCGCTAAATGTTCTAATCGTGCGAAACATTTTCCACACTGctcacatttgaatggccttAATGTTGGGTGATTGCGTGAATGTTGCGCCAAATGTTCTAACtgcgagaaacactttccacactggTCGCATTTGAATCGTGTTTCGCCTCTGTGAATGCGGAGATGTTCGTCTAGTTCCGCCATTCGGgagaaacacttcccacacaACCCGCACTTCAATGGCAATTTTATTGTGTGTGTTTGAAAATGAAGACTCAGAGAGTGCGCTGTTGAGAAAACCTCGTTGCATATATTACACTTGATAGAATTACCGATTACGTCGCTAATCTTTGAACAATCTGGTCTGTTGCTACCACACTGTATCACATCGTCTTCTTCGAGATCAATGACGGCATGTTTTGACACTCTCTTCTCAACGTTATGCACAATGCTGaaacgaatttaaaaatatataaattagcacaaaacatacttacttactggcttttaaggaacccggaggttcattgccgccctcacgtaagcccgccattggtccctatcctcagcaagattaatccagtctctaccatcatatcccacctccctcaaatccattttaatattatcttcccaactacgtctcggcctccctaaaggtcttttaccctctggcctcccaactaacactctatatgcatttctggattcgcccatatgtgctacatgtcctgcccatctcaaacgtctggatttaatgttcctaattatgtcaggtgaagaatacaatgcgtgcagctctgcgttgtgtaactttctccattctcctttaacttcatccctcttagccccaaatattttcctaagaaccttattctcaaacacccttaatctctgttcctctctcaaagtgagagtccaagtttcacaaccataaagaacaaccggtaatataactgttttataaattctaactttcagatttttggacagcagactggatgataagagcttctcaaccgaataataacacgcatttcccatatttattctgcgtttaatttcctcccgagtgacatttatatttgttactgttgctccaagatatttgaatttttccacctcttcgaaggataaatctccaatttttatagttccatttcgtacaatattctggtcacgagagataatcatatacttagtcttttcggaatttacttccaatcctatcgctttacttgctccaaCTACAATTTCCGTgttgtccctaatcgtttgtggattttctcctagcatattcacgtcttccgcatagacaagaagctgatgtaacccattcaactccaaaccctgtctagtatcctgaactttcctaatggcatattctagagagaagttaaaaagtaaagctgatagtgtatctccctgctttagcccacagtgaattggaaaagcagcagatagaaactggcctatatgaactctgctgtaagtttcactaagagacattttaattaatggaactagtttcttgggaataccaaattcaataagaatgttatataaaacttctctcttaaccgagtcatatgcctttttgaaatctatgaataactgatgtactgtactcttatacttccatttttttctccaatatctgttgaatacaaaaaatctgggcaatagtcgatctattacgcctaaaacctcaCTGATGGGAAAAcatgggaaaataaaaaaaaaaaaaaaaacataaatattgttgctttctaatgccaggcatttgacaataaagtcatttgacttcttgcactccaatatttttcaaatatattatcaaggtcagccactgacgcacagattttgagatgttctgaatccatttcttgatttgagttgcacaatgggcagttaggggactgatatattccaattctatgcaggtgtttggccaaataatcatggcctgttgccaatctaaatgcagctacagacgatttgcgtggtaaatcgggaatcaactgtggattatgatgcagagagttccatttttttccttgagattgtgttatcaaattttgtttgttgaaatctaagtatgtagatttaataaatcttttcacagtgtaatacgtagatttagtaacaggtctgtaagtagcagtgctgcccttctttgctgaagcatccacattctcgtttcccaggattccacaatgggaaggtatccattagaatacaattcttttattgagtgatattaattgagagagcattttagttatttctgctgtttgaggtgaaggtgtgtgtttatagacaattgatagaatagctgctttggagtctgacaatataactgcattttttaatttactgatgtggcagagaagattcctgagactttcacttattgcaatgatttttaaCACCATAGGCATGGCTCGAAATAATCATCATAAGCGGTAACATACTGATCTGCCTCCAGCTATGAGACATTGCGGCACTCTCATTACAACCCTTCCATGAGATTAACTTCTTATGTCTGTATGTCTGATATAGCACAAGGTAAAGAGAGTGGGGACAGCGACAGTGATTTTCAAACTTCACATTTTGAATGCTTTCACCAGGACCAGTTGAGTCATCATAACTTACCCATGCCATGATACTTTATGAATATATCAAAACACAAATCAAAATTTGCTACACAATATAAATTCAACAAATTACTACTGATTGCCACAATCAAAATCAAAACCATAGcagaattttctaaaaaaaaaataataataataaattgtactgttaaaaataaattccaCAAACCTTGCGCTCAATATCATAATGGGctgtagaaaattaaaaataaatcttgcTGACAATCTACAGCAGTTTTTATGAAGCAGATCATGTTACTCCGAACAGTTATCTAACATtctcttttatgctcgaccatgccgaaatgtagtaattatacacctggtagcagtcctttaatgcatgtcattaaagtacacctactcattaaagtacagctcttcagccaatcacaagtcagctttgtaccgttatatcgattattctcggatatgcaatcgacagacaattagcaaaaagtcacggaggctggaaattcaatactgtcgcagaaggttatgttctgttactataataattagcgttaattgtaaataatattcaaataaattcaatttgtcatctcgtttttcaattctaaatcaatttccaggttatatcagactaatgttcattcttattcccTGCcatggtcaatgacattcggcctcggaaaaaatcaatactttcgcgtctgcgcacatctcacaattcaggtcagttcgcacataaccataaaaagacctaattttcaatactttcaaataagaaatatggtcgagcataaaaagtcgtatgaaacttgcctataattgtaattaagacgcttgtatgaaaattatgaaactcgcttgcgctcgtttcataaacaaacatagttgcgtcttaattactaccattataggctcgttgcataatgtactattaagacaTTGTCCTCtgtttcataataagaaatagcTATTTAAGATATACATATGCGTGCATTTAACTATATATACTGTAAATGTGACAGGGAATACTACCTAAAAATAGACTGAAGCATGAGCAGAGACACGAAAAGCCCTAGCTAGCTGCCACtgcaaaagtgaagaaacttatCGCAACTTTCGCAGCACTCGAATTTCGCAGCTGGAAAGGTATCCAACTAGCACAATGCACAGGGATTGCGGCCATGACAGAAATGTAGCCAATCAAGTAGTGACGTCATCATACACTGCAAGAGATCATGGTTCTCGAAGGACAGGAGAATAATAAAGCAGCAGATATAGCGGGAGTTTCAGAGTGTTACTTGTCGTGGTAATGATCATTTTTGTAAATCTTACGTCAGTTCAGTACCAAGATATATTGACGTGTTActaagtattaccacagtctactacatacagtcgcgaagcttgaggtgattttttgcaaatctcatgataaagcgctccaagcggttagcaactagaaacaatagactgtccacggtcgacttcggactgaatcgtatttccatcgaatgctagctcgttgcgtatttcacattgatgcttgtgaaatgtttgttattggttgtaatgaaaatgttaatggctaaaatacaataattggaataataatattttactagagatgtagaaaaattaagtttgttttaatgaaatttattgatcacgttttattttcaattctggtgggattattattacttaggccctttttttttcaaaggatatgtttttaattatagctgttagttttgttgttatttttatttgttactttactagagacgtagaaaaagtctgttacaataaaatttattaatcacgttttatttccaattctggtgtgtttattattgcttaacctcaactacgtaagcctacactacaagtaccggtacacgtaagttaatccattaattcatatttccattattattaatattaattggtttcatagttaattatcgctataatcttgaatgagtgaagcgattatagtaaatttcagttcgttttgcacaaacaaaaataatattaacctatttcttgcaggatcttcgagtttatggtggaatttaatatacttcattaaaatgataaattaacttcatgcatttaatatttcaataatggaaggaaggtattaatttttccaaaagaacacaacgaaagtgtaacatattttgtcggctgctaggagagagatctgcgatgatgaggcgatagtagcgatcctagtggtgggcaactatccatgtttgcatttttactacatattgagattCGAgattgtatataatagactgtggtattaccacaaaaaatagataaaaacattatcttctgtagtaatgtcacgagaggtctgagatttacctGGGAAATTTCAGACCTCGCGTGGCATTCATTAGGACTATatcgtgaaaaaaataaaaatatatccctaaaattcgatcacaaaatgttaataattgtttattaacgaatatttAACCtagtcagacattgtgaagttgaaataatcgtagatgaatatcgattactggaataaagaaattcgatgttattattcagtaatgccaattgcgaaatacaggcttaacaatgttaattacatgtactgcactttcctcttattattataacataaatacattttcattatctactgaaatcataatttaatttaacagtaactgtggggacagctatatagcaatgcttatgtattctcgctgtagtgcgtaatggaactaaagctgcatctacacagttcaatattccaatcgcgtatgcgtgcaatctgggaagaatattgaaagaatcaagtttaaaaggtacgttcaattaagatgcatgaagatttggtgtctacatggtgcgccgttttgaacgtcgttttCACTGcataaatatatgaattaatattaaatatcaaacttgcattcattgctttaaagttgaaagaaaagtttaaccgtgtagttgcatcttaatgtattcatgatcatctaTTCATaaggaaacagttggcgacaacgactaaacaaaagaacaaccatgcgataaattgatatcgATAAATCTaggtgcaaaaattatcgcaaagtctgactgt includes the following:
- the LOC138691920 gene encoding zinc finger protein 723-like isoform X3, giving the protein MEPALDLLGSQLHDDTYEMEGNEPLSEERNLSHLEVSGMKTESVDQSYDQKSEMKVEDTTPVPINFPMVKSEVPIKVEDTTPVPINFPVVKSEVPINVEDTIPVPISFPMLKTDVDEDLLDLDSVHEAEIVELTSEEDEVLIDTIVHNVEKRVSKHAVIDLEEDDVIQCGSNRPDCSKISDVIGNSIKCNICNEVFSTAHSLSLHFQTHTIKLPLKCGLCGKCFSRMAELDEHLRIHRGETRFKCDQCGKCFSQLEHLAQHSRNHPTLRPFKCEQCGKCFARLEHLAPHVRNHSVAKPFKCEQCGKCFIASANLKQHLLLHNGEKPFKCEVCEKSFSTPSGFNRHSLLHENAFKCGVCGKCFSENRHLNRHALTHVREKTLKCEVCGKCFGRPSNFNDHVITHKGDRPFRCEVCGMSFLRAGHLRRHVCKQ